One Pseudonocardia sediminis DNA window includes the following coding sequences:
- a CDS encoding glycosyltransferase family 4 protein: MVSYLAQEQSSFGYGLPIREYLLVGLCAAVVTLLLTGPVRMLALKAGAVAWPRGRDVHVTPTPRWGGLAMFGGVLAGIGLAAQLPALRLAFFEGSTDVLGVLLAVALLVGVGLLDDRYDLDAVTKFAAQVTAGGLLVLFGLQMSVFWIPWGGGGTGISGSYLLLGQSQGVLLTALLTVALVNAINFVDGLDGLAAGIGMITALATAVFCVGLIQENGNDPSTYVPALIAVLLAGACLGFLPHNFNPARIFMGDTGSMLVGVMLAAATSSASNRIVIGVGPTDFLALLTPLIVLACIVFIPLLDLLLAVVRRTRAGTSPFSPDKMHLHHRLLEVGHSHRRAVLLVYLWVAVLAFGGVALALVDDIAVVLGAILGGLVVAVVASAVPYRARSRARGGPAVPPAPRG; the protein is encoded by the coding sequence GTGGTGTCGTACCTCGCGCAGGAGCAGAGCTCGTTCGGCTACGGGCTCCCGATCCGGGAGTACCTGCTGGTCGGGCTCTGCGCCGCGGTGGTGACGCTGCTGCTGACCGGCCCGGTGCGGATGCTCGCGCTCAAGGCCGGAGCGGTCGCCTGGCCGCGCGGCCGCGACGTGCACGTCACCCCGACCCCGCGCTGGGGCGGGCTGGCGATGTTCGGCGGCGTGCTCGCCGGGATCGGGCTCGCCGCCCAGCTCCCGGCCCTGCGGCTGGCCTTCTTCGAGGGCAGCACCGACGTCCTCGGTGTCCTGCTGGCCGTCGCGCTGCTGGTCGGGGTCGGCCTGCTCGACGACCGCTACGACCTCGACGCCGTCACCAAGTTCGCCGCCCAGGTCACCGCGGGCGGGCTGCTGGTGCTGTTCGGCCTGCAGATGTCGGTGTTCTGGATCCCCTGGGGCGGCGGGGGGACCGGCATCTCCGGCTCCTACCTGCTGCTCGGGCAGTCCCAGGGCGTGCTGCTCACCGCGCTGCTGACCGTGGCCCTGGTCAACGCCATCAACTTCGTCGACGGGCTGGACGGCCTGGCCGCGGGTATCGGCATGATCACCGCGCTCGCGACGGCGGTGTTCTGCGTCGGGCTGATCCAGGAGAACGGCAACGACCCGTCCACCTACGTCCCCGCGCTGATCGCGGTCCTGCTGGCCGGGGCGTGCCTGGGGTTCCTGCCGCACAACTTCAACCCGGCCCGGATCTTCATGGGCGACACCGGGTCCATGCTGGTCGGGGTGATGCTCGCGGCGGCCACGAGCAGTGCCTCGAACCGGATCGTGATCGGCGTCGGCCCGACCGACTTCCTCGCGCTGCTGACGCCCCTGATCGTGCTGGCCTGCATCGTGTTCATCCCGCTGCTGGACCTGCTGCTCGCCGTCGTACGCCGGACCCGGGCCGGGACCAGCCCGTTCAGCCCGGACAAGATGCACCTGCACCACCGCCTGCTCGAGGTCGGGCACAGCCACCGCCGCGCGGTGCTCCTGGTCTACCTGTGGGTCGCGGTGCTGGCCTTCGGCGGTGTGGCGCTCGCACTCGTCGACGACATCGCGGTGGTCCTCGGGGCGATCCTCGGCGGGCTCGTCGTCGCGGTCGTCGCCTCCGCCGTGCCGTACCGGGCGCGGTCGCGGGCCCGGGGCGGACCGGCCGTCCCTCCGGCTCCGCGGGGCTGA
- the glyA gene encoding serine hydroxymethyltransferase — MSEQTFWGPDFTALQSQDPEIAGVVLDELDRLRGGLQLIASENLTSPAVLAALGSTLSNKYAEGYPGRRYYGGCGVVDQAEEIGNARTKELFGAEHVNLQPHSGASANLAAYAAFAKPGDTVLAMDLKQGGHLTHGSKVNFSGLWFNAVSYLVREDTELIDYDQVRSLAHEHKPKIIIAGATAYPRTIDFKIFREIADEVGAKLMVDAAHFIGLVAGKAIPSPVPYADVVTATTHKVLRGPRGGMVLCRAEHAKAIDKAVFPFSQGGPLMHAVAAKAVAMREAAQPEYQAYARQVIANAQALAKSLEAEGMRAVSGGTDTHLSLIDLRPIGVTGSDAETRCDRANITLNKNAIPYDPAPPMKPSGLRVGSPSVTTQGMTEPDMAAIGSLLARAVKAEHDTPAGDRELDAVRDEVATLVGRSPAYPRG, encoded by the coding sequence GTGAGTGAGCAGACCTTTTGGGGCCCGGATTTCACCGCGCTGCAGTCGCAGGATCCCGAGATCGCCGGGGTCGTACTGGACGAGCTCGACCGCCTGCGCGGGGGACTGCAGCTGATCGCCAGCGAGAACCTGACGAGCCCGGCCGTCCTGGCCGCGCTCGGGTCGACGCTGTCGAACAAGTACGCCGAGGGGTACCCCGGTCGTCGCTACTACGGTGGTTGCGGCGTCGTGGACCAGGCCGAGGAGATCGGCAACGCGCGGACCAAGGAGCTGTTCGGCGCAGAGCACGTCAACCTGCAGCCGCACTCCGGCGCCAGCGCCAACCTCGCCGCCTACGCCGCGTTCGCCAAGCCCGGCGACACCGTGCTGGCCATGGACCTCAAGCAGGGCGGCCACCTCACCCACGGCAGCAAGGTCAACTTCTCCGGCCTGTGGTTCAACGCCGTGTCCTACCTCGTCCGCGAGGACACCGAGCTGATCGACTACGACCAGGTGCGCAGCCTGGCCCACGAGCACAAGCCGAAGATCATCATCGCCGGTGCGACCGCGTACCCGCGCACGATCGACTTCAAGATCTTCCGTGAGATCGCCGACGAGGTCGGCGCGAAGCTGATGGTCGACGCCGCGCACTTCATCGGCCTCGTCGCCGGCAAGGCGATCCCGTCGCCGGTGCCCTACGCCGACGTCGTCACCGCCACCACGCACAAGGTGCTGCGCGGGCCGCGCGGCGGCATGGTGCTGTGCCGGGCCGAGCACGCCAAGGCCATCGACAAGGCGGTGTTCCCGTTCTCCCAGGGCGGCCCGCTGATGCACGCCGTCGCGGCCAAGGCCGTGGCCATGCGCGAGGCGGCGCAGCCGGAGTACCAGGCCTACGCCCGTCAGGTGATCGCGAACGCGCAGGCACTGGCCAAGAGCCTCGAGGCCGAGGGCATGCGTGCCGTCTCCGGCGGCACCGACACCCACCTGTCGCTGATCGACCTCCGCCCGATCGGCGTGACCGGTTCGGACGCCGAGACCCGCTGCGACCGCGCGAACATCACGCTCAACAAGAACGCCATCCCCTACGACCCGGCGCCGCCGATGAAGCCCTCGGGCCTGCGCGTCGGCTCGCCGAGTGTCACCACGCAGGGGATGACCGAGCCGGACATGGCCGCGATCGGGTCGCTGCTGGCCCGCGCGGTCAAGGCCGAGCACGACACCCCGGCCGGTGACCGCGAGCTCGACGCCGTGCGCGACGAGGTCGCGACGCTCGTCGGGCGCTCGCCCGCCTACCCGCGCGGCTGA
- a CDS encoding L-threonylcarbamoyladenylate synthase codes for MNTVPTFDCSDPDERVRGLAAAARAVRTGGLVVLPTDTVYGLGCDAFSGEAVRALLAAKNRGPDMPVPVLVGSWTTIDGLVTGVPSGARSLIEAFWPGALSLVLPHAPSLAWDLGTTRGTVMLRMPLHPVALELLRDVGPMAVSSANTSGRPPASNVTEAADQLGPSVGVYLDGGPSGAPVASTIVDLTDATPRLLREGDITAAQVSEVLGEQVLPA; via the coding sequence GTGAACACCGTCCCGACGTTCGACTGCTCCGATCCCGACGAGCGTGTCCGCGGTCTCGCGGCGGCGGCCCGGGCGGTCCGGACCGGCGGCCTGGTCGTGCTACCGACCGACACCGTCTACGGCCTGGGCTGCGACGCGTTCTCGGGTGAGGCCGTCCGCGCGCTGCTGGCCGCGAAGAACCGCGGCCCGGACATGCCGGTCCCGGTGCTCGTCGGCTCCTGGACCACGATCGACGGCCTGGTCACCGGCGTCCCGTCCGGTGCCCGCTCGCTGATCGAGGCGTTCTGGCCCGGCGCGCTGTCGCTGGTCCTGCCGCACGCGCCGTCGCTGGCCTGGGACCTGGGCACCACCCGCGGCACGGTGATGCTGCGGATGCCGCTGCACCCGGTCGCGCTGGAACTGCTCCGCGACGTCGGCCCGATGGCCGTGTCCAGCGCGAACACCTCCGGGCGCCCGCCGGCGTCGAACGTCACCGAGGCCGCCGACCAGCTCGGCCCGAGCGTCGGCGTCTACCTCGACGGCGGCCCCTCCGGCGCGCCGGTCGCGTCCACGATCGTCGACCTCACGGACGCGACCCCCCGCCTCCTGCGCGAGGGCGACATCACCGCCGCCCAGGTCAGCGAGGTCCTCGGCGAGCAGGTCCTCCCCGCCTGA
- the prmC gene encoding peptide chain release factor N(5)-glutamine methyltransferase has translation MSRMPLRVAVGEATRALEAAGVSSPRVDAELLAAHVLGEPRSKLPMIPLVDPPVVARLRELAARRATREPLQHILGTAVLGPVEVAVGPGVFVPRPETELLLEWGLGALRDVPKPTVLDLCTGSGALALAFAASRPDATVHALEADTTALSWAKRNIDTHVAAGGRPVVLHHADVRWSNLLIDLEAAVDLVVCNPPYVPDGTALPPEVTEWDPPDAVFGGPDGTEIIAAVVGTATGLLRHGASLAIEHDDTQGDSVPALLRRRRTLSDVVEHADLNGRPRFVTARRVPARAGARLPGGRS, from the coding sequence GTGAGCAGGATGCCGCTGCGGGTCGCGGTGGGGGAGGCGACGCGGGCGCTGGAGGCGGCCGGGGTGTCCTCCCCGCGGGTGGACGCCGAGCTGCTGGCCGCACACGTGCTCGGTGAGCCGCGGTCGAAGCTGCCGATGATCCCGCTGGTCGACCCACCGGTGGTGGCGCGGCTGCGTGAGCTCGCCGCCCGCCGGGCCACCCGCGAGCCGCTGCAGCACATCCTGGGGACCGCCGTCCTCGGGCCGGTGGAGGTCGCCGTCGGGCCGGGCGTGTTCGTCCCGCGCCCGGAGACCGAGCTGCTGTTGGAATGGGGCCTCGGCGCACTGCGCGACGTGCCGAAACCGACCGTGCTCGACCTGTGCACCGGGTCCGGCGCCCTCGCGCTGGCGTTCGCCGCGTCGCGCCCGGACGCGACGGTGCACGCCCTGGAGGCCGACACCACGGCCCTGAGCTGGGCGAAGCGCAACATCGACACCCACGTCGCCGCGGGCGGACGTCCGGTCGTGCTGCACCACGCCGACGTGCGCTGGTCGAACCTGCTCATCGACCTCGAGGCCGCGGTCGACCTGGTCGTCTGCAACCCGCCGTACGTTCCGGACGGCACCGCCCTGCCGCCCGAGGTCACCGAGTGGGACCCGCCGGACGCCGTGTTCGGCGGCCCGGACGGCACCGAGATCATCGCGGCCGTCGTCGGCACCGCGACCGGGCTGCTGCGCCACGGCGCGTCCCTGGCCATCGAGCACGACGACACCCAGGGCGACTCCGTTCCCGCGCTCCTGCGCCGTCGCCGGACGCTGTCCGACGTCGTCGAGCACGCCGACCTCAACGGGCGGCCCCGGTTCGTCACCGCCCGTCGGGTGCCCGCTCGTGCCGGTGCCCGCCTTCCCGGGGGCCGGTCGTAG
- the prfA gene encoding peptide chain release factor 1, which translates to MSTPAPALSVDALFDEHAELEQRLADPEVQADPAAARKLGRRYAELGPVVAVARELSGARADRDAALELASEDHAFAAEADTLTGRITELETQLAELLVPRDPHDGDDVVLEVKSGEGGEESALFAADLVRMYTRYAESRGWRTEILGFTESDLGGYKDVTVSVRSKDPSVGVWASLKFEGGVHRVQRVPVTESQGRVHTSAAGVLVFPEVDDAPDIEIEEKDLRVDVYRSSGHGGQSVNTTDSAVRLTHLPTGIVVTCQNERSQLQNKARAMEVLRSRLQAKAEAEASAQASADRRSQVRTVDRSERIRTYNFPENRISDHRVGFKAHNLSTVLDGHLDDVLGALSAAERAEAVATSTGGQATAE; encoded by the coding sequence ATGAGTACCCCGGCCCCGGCCCTGTCCGTCGACGCGCTCTTCGACGAGCACGCCGAGCTGGAGCAGCGCCTGGCCGACCCGGAGGTGCAGGCCGACCCGGCCGCCGCGCGCAAGCTCGGTCGCCGCTACGCCGAGCTGGGTCCGGTCGTCGCCGTCGCCCGTGAGCTCTCCGGGGCCCGCGCCGACCGCGACGCCGCCCTCGAGCTCGCCTCCGAGGACCACGCGTTCGCGGCCGAGGCCGACACGCTGACCGGCCGGATCACCGAGCTGGAGACGCAGCTCGCCGAGCTGCTCGTGCCGCGTGACCCGCACGACGGCGACGACGTCGTCCTCGAGGTGAAGTCCGGTGAAGGCGGCGAGGAGTCCGCGCTGTTCGCCGCCGACCTGGTGCGGATGTACACCCGCTACGCCGAGTCCCGCGGCTGGCGCACCGAGATCCTCGGGTTCACCGAGTCCGACCTCGGCGGGTACAAGGACGTCACCGTGTCGGTGCGGTCGAAGGACCCGTCGGTCGGGGTGTGGGCGTCGCTGAAGTTCGAGGGCGGCGTGCACCGGGTGCAGCGCGTGCCCGTCACCGAGTCGCAGGGCCGCGTGCACACCTCCGCGGCCGGCGTCCTCGTCTTCCCCGAGGTCGACGACGCCCCCGACATCGAGATCGAGGAGAAGGACCTGCGCGTCGACGTCTACCGCTCCTCCGGGCACGGCGGCCAGAGCGTCAACACGACCGACTCCGCGGTCCGGCTCACGCACCTGCCCACCGGCATCGTCGTGACCTGCCAGAACGAGCGTTCGCAGCTGCAGAACAAGGCGCGCGCGATGGAGGTCCTGCGCTCCCGGCTGCAGGCCAAGGCCGAGGCCGAGGCGTCCGCGCAGGCGTCGGCGGACCGTCGCTCGCAGGTGCGCACGGTGGACCGCTCCGAGCGGATCCGGACCTACAACTTCCCGGAGAACCGGATCTCCGACCACCGCGTCGGGTTCAAGGCGCACAACCTCTCGACCGTGCTCGACGGCCACCTCGACGACGTGCTGGGCGCGCTCTCGGCGGCCGAGCGCGCCGAGGCGGTCGCCACGAGCACCGGCGGCCAGGCGACGGCTGAGTGA
- the rpmE gene encoding 50S ribosomal protein L31: MRPGIHPEYVETQVTCGCGSSFTTRSTKTSGKMFVETCSACHPFYTGKQRILDSGGRVARFEARYGKRRAGSAK, translated from the coding sequence ATGCGTCCGGGCATCCACCCCGAGTACGTCGAGACCCAGGTCACCTGCGGTTGCGGCAGCTCGTTCACCACCCGCAGCACCAAGACGAGCGGCAAGATGTTCGTCGAGACCTGCTCCGCCTGCCACCCGTTCTACACCGGTAAGCAGCGGATCCTGGACTCCGGCGGTCGCGTCGCCCGCTTCGAGGCGCGCTACGGCAAGCGCCGCGCGGGTTCGGCCAAGTAG
- the rho gene encoding transcription termination factor Rho, translated as MSETDLVGSQSADTEAAPRRRGGLSGMVLAELRELATELNVPDIAGMRKGDLIAAIKERQGAASAPAAKRASRPAPRAATSSDDSPAEAPQLALGDTGASNGAVTSDDAAETPAAPAAPTRRRRAASRPAGAPSTESKPAAVTTETAPSTPVAEAAPAVEAPASAAPVQEVGDGAGSRGSQDSSSQDGASDDTGSKDTATTDAGSQDSQPEGGGRRGRTRRRGGDTESADAQEQNGSANGTPTESPRTDDGRQNGNADGDTRQERRERNRSRGGNDQGDNGRGSDNRGESRDRNGGNRDGNGRGNDTARGNDNGRGGDNGRDSGRGNDNGRGGNDTRNDRNDSRNDSRNDNGRNNDNGRGGNGNRNDRNDNRGNDDTRGGNGRGGNDTRNDVEDDDGDGRGRRGRRFRDRRRGRDRERTGSGGGGNVDTEIRDDDVLLPVAGIVDILDNYAFVRTTGYLSGPTDVYVSMSMVRKNGLRRGDAITGAVRQPRENEQQRAKFNPLVRVDTVNGSDPEVAKARPEFTKLTPLYPNERLRLETEPTNLTTRVIDLVMPVGKGQRALIVSPPKAGKTTIMQNIANAITTNNPECHLMVVLVDERPEEVTDMQRSVKGEVIASTFDRPPSDHTTIAELSIERAKRLVEMGYDVVVLLDNITRLGRAYNLAAPASGRILSGGVDSTALYPPKRFLGAARNIEDGGSLTIFATALVETGSTMDTVIFEEFKGTGNAELKLDRKIADKRVFPAIDVGDSGTRKEELLMSADEHAVMVKLRRVLAALDDQQAIDLVLNRLKKSKTNIEFMMEVAKSTPGKDED; from the coding sequence GTGAGCGAGACCGATCTCGTCGGCTCCCAGTCCGCAGACACCGAGGCGGCCCCGCGTCGCCGTGGCGGCCTCTCCGGCATGGTGCTGGCCGAGCTGCGTGAGTTGGCCACCGAGCTGAACGTCCCCGACATCGCCGGCATGCGGAAGGGGGACCTGATCGCCGCCATCAAGGAGCGCCAGGGCGCCGCCTCCGCTCCCGCCGCCAAGCGTGCGTCGCGCCCCGCTCCCCGGGCCGCCACCTCCTCGGACGACAGCCCCGCCGAGGCGCCGCAGCTGGCCCTCGGTGACACCGGCGCCTCCAACGGTGCCGTGACCAGCGACGACGCTGCCGAGACGCCCGCCGCTCCGGCTGCGCCGACGCGTCGTCGCCGGGCCGCGAGCCGTCCGGCCGGCGCCCCGTCGACCGAGTCGAAGCCCGCCGCGGTGACCACCGAGACCGCACCGTCCACTCCGGTCGCCGAGGCCGCTCCCGCCGTCGAGGCGCCCGCGAGCGCGGCTCCGGTGCAGGAGGTCGGCGACGGCGCGGGCTCCCGTGGGTCGCAGGACTCCTCGTCGCAGGACGGCGCGTCGGACGACACCGGGTCGAAGGACACCGCGACCACGGACGCCGGATCGCAGGATTCGCAGCCCGAGGGCGGTGGCCGTCGTGGACGGACCCGTCGTCGCGGCGGTGACACCGAGAGCGCCGACGCGCAGGAGCAGAACGGCTCCGCGAACGGCACGCCCACCGAGTCCCCGCGCACCGACGACGGCCGCCAGAACGGCAACGCCGACGGCGACACCCGTCAGGAGCGCCGCGAGCGCAACCGCAGCCGCGGCGGCAACGACCAGGGCGACAACGGCCGTGGCTCGGACAACCGGGGCGAGAGCCGGGACCGCAACGGCGGCAACCGGGACGGCAACGGCCGGGGCAACGACACCGCACGCGGCAACGACAACGGCCGCGGCGGCGACAACGGGCGTGACAGCGGCCGCGGGAACGACAACGGCCGGGGCGGCAACGACACCCGCAACGACCGCAACGACTCGCGGAACGACTCCCGCAATGACAACGGCCGGAACAACGACAACGGCCGCGGCGGGAACGGCAACCGCAACGACCGCAACGACAACCGGGGCAACGACGACACCCGCGGGGGCAACGGCCGGGGCGGCAACGACACCCGCAACGACGTCGAGGACGACGACGGTGACGGCCGCGGCCGTCGCGGCCGCCGGTTCCGTGACCGTCGCCGGGGCCGTGACCGCGAGCGCACCGGCAGCGGTGGCGGCGGCAACGTCGACACCGAGATCCGCGACGACGACGTGCTGCTGCCCGTCGCCGGGATCGTCGACATCCTGGACAACTACGCGTTCGTCCGGACCACCGGCTACCTGTCCGGCCCGACCGACGTCTACGTCTCGATGTCGATGGTGCGCAAGAACGGCCTGCGCCGCGGTGACGCGATCACCGGTGCGGTCCGCCAGCCGCGGGAGAACGAGCAGCAGCGGGCGAAGTTCAACCCGCTGGTGCGCGTCGACACCGTCAACGGCAGCGACCCCGAGGTCGCGAAGGCCCGTCCCGAGTTCACGAAGCTGACGCCGCTCTACCCGAACGAGCGCCTGCGCCTCGAGACCGAGCCGACGAACCTGACCACCCGGGTGATCGACCTGGTGATGCCGGTCGGCAAGGGGCAGCGCGCGCTGATCGTGTCGCCGCCCAAGGCAGGCAAGACCACGATCATGCAGAACATCGCGAACGCGATCACCACGAACAACCCGGAGTGCCACCTCATGGTGGTGCTGGTCGACGAGCGGCCCGAAGAGGTCACCGACATGCAGCGGTCGGTGAAGGGCGAGGTCATCGCGTCGACCTTCGACCGGCCGCCGTCGGACCACACCACGATCGCGGAGCTGTCCATCGAGCGGGCCAAGCGCCTGGTCGAGATGGGCTACGACGTGGTCGTGCTGCTGGACAACATCACCCGCCTGGGCCGCGCCTACAACCTGGCCGCACCCGCGTCGGGCCGGATCCTCTCCGGTGGTGTCGACTCCACGGCGCTCTACCCGCCGAAGCGCTTCCTCGGCGCCGCGCGCAACATCGAGGACGGCGGCTCGCTGACCATCTTCGCCACCGCGCTGGTCGAGACCGGTTCGACGATGGACACGGTGATCTTCGAGGAGTTCAAGGGCACCGGCAACGCCGAGCTCAAGCTGGACCGCAAGATCGCCGACAAGCGCGTCTTCCCGGCGATCGACGTCGGTGACAGCGGCACCCGCAAGGAAGAGCTGCTGATGTCGGCCGACGAGCACGCGGTGATGGTCAAGCTGCGCCGGGTGCTCGCTGCGCTCGACGACCAGCAGGCCATCGACCTGGTGCTCAACCGGCTCAAGAAGTCGAAGACCAACATCGAGTTCATGATGGAGGTCGCGAAGTCGACCCCCGGCAAGGACGAGGACTAG
- the thrB gene encoding homoserine kinase has protein sequence MGRPSEVRIRVPGSTANLGPGFDSLGLALGIHDELHVCATSEPGLWVDVAGEGSAHVPRNGRHLVVRAMRQAFELFGDAPAGIRLRCTNAVPHSRGLGSSAAAAVAGVAAAAVLTGRDVEDEHEALLQLSAAMEGHADNAAASLMGGFVLAWETSGQARRFHAEKLDVHPDIHPVAFVAGTESATKTTRGLLPEQVPLHDAAFTGSRTALAVLAMTARPDLLMYATEDRLHQPYRRPAYPSSLELVESLRAHGVPAAISGAGPTVLALTADGTVPDGLHLDGFTVAPLPVDADGVRVETA, from the coding sequence ATGGGGCGGCCCTCCGAGGTCCGGATCCGCGTCCCCGGCTCGACGGCGAACCTGGGACCGGGCTTCGACTCGCTCGGTCTCGCGCTCGGCATCCACGACGAGCTGCACGTCTGCGCGACGTCCGAGCCCGGCCTCTGGGTCGACGTCGCGGGGGAGGGCTCCGCGCACGTGCCGCGCAACGGGCGTCACCTCGTCGTGCGCGCGATGCGCCAGGCCTTCGAGCTGTTCGGCGACGCCCCGGCCGGCATCCGGCTGCGGTGCACCAACGCCGTCCCGCACTCGCGCGGGCTGGGCAGCTCCGCCGCCGCCGCGGTGGCCGGTGTGGCGGCCGCGGCCGTCCTGACCGGACGCGACGTCGAGGACGAGCACGAGGCGTTGTTGCAGCTCAGCGCCGCGATGGAAGGCCACGCGGACAACGCGGCGGCGAGCCTGATGGGCGGGTTCGTACTCGCCTGGGAGACCTCCGGGCAGGCGCGCCGGTTCCACGCCGAGAAGCTCGACGTGCACCCGGACATCCACCCGGTCGCGTTCGTCGCGGGCACCGAGTCGGCGACGAAGACCACCCGCGGGCTGCTCCCCGAGCAGGTCCCACTGCACGACGCCGCGTTCACCGGCAGCCGCACCGCGCTCGCCGTGCTGGCCATGACCGCGCGCCCGGACCTGCTGATGTACGCCACCGAGGACCGGCTGCACCAGCCCTACCGGCGTCCCGCGTACCCGTCGTCGCTCGAGCTCGTCGAGTCGCTGCGTGCGCACGGCGTGCCCGCGGCGATCTCCGGCGCGGGGCCGACGGTGCTCGCGCTGACCGCCGACGGGACCGTCCCCGACGGACTGCACCTCGACGGATTCACCGTCGCGCCCCTGCCCGTCGACGCCGACGGCGTGCGCGTCGAGACCGCCTGA
- the thrC gene encoding threonine synthase: MPVEPGWRVVTLAEGGTPLLPAPRLSERTGCQVYLKVDGANPTGSFKDRGMTMAVTAALAEGKQGVLCASTGNTSASAAAYAARAGMTCVVLVPQGKIALGKLAQAVAHGARILQIEGNFDDCLELARKTTADYPVAALVNSVNPTRIAGQASAAYEICDQLGQAPDVHCLPVGNAGNITAYWKGYRGYHADGLISDLPRMFGFQAAGAAPLVHGAPVTSPETIATAIRIGSPASWNGAVAARDESHGKIAAVSDDEILAAYRMLSAEEAVFVEPASAASVAGLLQSSADGTLPRGSLVVCTVTGHGLKDPDTALLTAPEPEIVPIDPGAVASALELA, from the coding sequence ATGCCGGTCGAGCCGGGCTGGCGCGTGGTCACCCTGGCCGAGGGCGGCACGCCGCTGCTCCCCGCCCCGCGGCTGTCCGAGCGCACCGGCTGCCAGGTCTACCTCAAGGTCGACGGGGCCAACCCGACCGGCTCGTTCAAGGACCGCGGCATGACGATGGCCGTGACCGCGGCGCTGGCCGAGGGCAAGCAGGGTGTGCTCTGCGCGTCCACCGGCAACACGTCGGCCTCGGCCGCGGCCTACGCGGCCCGTGCGGGGATGACCTGTGTCGTGCTCGTGCCCCAGGGCAAGATCGCGCTCGGCAAGCTCGCCCAGGCCGTCGCGCACGGCGCGCGGATCCTGCAGATCGAGGGCAACTTCGACGACTGCCTGGAGCTCGCCCGCAAGACCACCGCCGACTACCCGGTCGCCGCGCTGGTCAACTCGGTGAACCCGACGCGGATCGCCGGGCAGGCCAGTGCCGCCTACGAGATCTGCGACCAGCTCGGGCAGGCCCCGGACGTGCACTGCCTGCCGGTCGGTAACGCCGGCAACATCACCGCGTACTGGAAGGGGTACCGCGGCTACCACGCCGACGGCCTGATCTCCGACCTCCCGCGGATGTTCGGTTTCCAGGCCGCGGGTGCGGCGCCGCTGGTGCACGGTGCCCCGGTGACGTCGCCGGAGACGATCGCGACGGCCATCCGGATCGGGTCGCCGGCCTCCTGGAACGGTGCGGTCGCCGCCCGTGACGAGTCCCACGGCAAGATCGCCGCCGTCAGCGACGACGAGATCCTCGCCGCCTACCGGATGCTCTCGGCGGAGGAGGCCGTGTTCGTCGAGCCGGCGTCGGCCGCGAGCGTCGCCGGGCTGCTGCAGTCCTCGGCGGACGGCACGCTGCCGCGCGGGTCGCTGGTGGTGTGCACCGTCACCGGGCACGGCCTCAAGGACCCCGACACCGCGTTGCTCACCGCGCCGGAACCGGAGATCGTCCCGATCGATCCGGGGGCGGTGGCGTCCGCCCTCGAGCTGGCCTGA